The Gemmatimonadota bacterium DNA window TTCAATTCGGTCTCGAAGTCGCCCATCACCGTCGAGACGCGCATCTTCGCGCTGGTGTTGCTCGGCAGCGTCAGCGTGATGCCGCCATTGTGGCTCTCGAAACTGTAGTTCCCGTCGGGGTCGAGACTTCCCGTGAAGTCGACGGTGGAGTTGACCGACGACGCGGTGACCGACGCCGCGTGCACCCCGCGCATCCGCACGCCGGCGTTGATGCTCTCGGCCTCGAGCCGGCCCTCGACATCGACATTCTCGAGCGAGACGACCCCGGCGACCGCGTTGATCGAGAGCGACGCGCCCTTGTAGTCGACCACCGTCACCGTCCCCGCCACCGTCTCGAGTGCCGTGCGTCCGCTGCCGTTGAGCAGCCGGATGGAGCCGTTCATGGTGGTGATGTCGAGACGATCCGTGGCGCCGGTGACCGTGACCCCGCCCGAGATGCAGTTGATCTCGAGGCGACTCGACGGCGGAACGGTGATGGTCAACATCCCCGACGGCGATCCTTCGCGGCCGCGCCCCATCGAGAGGATGTCGCAGTTGACCTCGGCACTGCGGCGGTCGGACTCGAGGCTGCCCCCCGTCACGTTGAGCCGCTCCTCGGTGCCGACGCGCACCGTCACGCCGCAGGTCGGGGCGTTGATCTCGATCGTGGCGCCGCTGCCGAGCCGGACGGCGGTGTCTGGGGCGGTCAGGCCGCTGGCGGCGACGGTGGCGAAGAGCAGGGTGGCGAACATGGCAATCTCCTCGGGACCCGGTCAGGTCCGAATGGCCGTGCGGCGCGTCACGGTGCGCAGCACGTCAAGCTTCTTCTGCAGCGCGGACGTCAGGTAATGCGCGCTGCGTGGGTCGTCAGGGGTCGCGCGCTGCAGCGTGGCGGCATCGGCGATCACCTGGTCGAGTGCGGCGAGCGAAGCACGAATTCCCTCGCGGGTCTTCGGGTCGAGCGTCGTTTCGGTGCCGGCGAGATGCGCCTCCAGCTGACCGATGGCCTGCTGGAGCGCCTGATCGGCCGGCGTGTGCGACGCCGCCACGCTACTGGCGGGCGTGACCAGGGCCGCCTGCGCGGACGTGGCCGCGGGCGGCACCACCGTGCCCGATCGGAGCAGGAGCATCGTGCCGCCGATCGACGCGGCGGCGATCACCAACCCGGCCGCAATCGCGGTCGGCCAGCGCAGCAGGAACGTGCCAGCCGGATGCCGCGGCGTCAGCTGCGGCGCGATCTCGGGCCAGAGATCCTCGGCGGGTGGCGTGTCGCGCAAGGTCGCGACCGCCTCCAGTAGCCGGGGATCGAGCGGGTCGTCGTCGTTAGTGGCCATCGAGCATCCTCCGGAGCGCGGCGCGGGCGCGCGACAACTGCGACTTCGAGGTGCCGACCACCAGCCCGAGCCGGTCGGCGATTTCTTCGTGCGTCCATCCTTCCACGTCGTGAAGGATGAACACCTGGCGCGAGCCATCCGGAAGCCGACGGATCGCGGACTCGAGATCCATCGCCACGGCCGGGTGCGGAGTGTGCCCAGCGGCCTGCCCGAGGGCGAGCTCGTCGTCCTGGATCCACTTCCGCTCGCTCTGCCCGCTCCGATGCCTGGAGAGCACCACGTTCACCGCCAGCCGGTGCAACCAGGTCGAGAAGGCACTCTCGGCCCGAAAGGTCGGCAGCTTCTGCCACGCCCGGATGAAGACGTCCTGGGTCAGGTCATCGGCCAGGTCGTCGCCAGCCATCCGCCGCACCAGGGTGTGGATTCGCGCCACATGGCGTCGGTAGAGTCGCTCGAATGCCCCCTCGTCGCCCCCCGCCGCCGCCTTGGCGAGGGAGGCTTCGATGTCGAGGGCCGGCGTACCAGCCAAGGGGGTCGAAAGCGTCATGGTGGCGATCACGAAACTGAGACGGGGCGGGAAGCCCGAATGGTTGCAACCGGGGAACGAAGGATGATGGATGATGGATGATGGATGATGGATATGTGACGGCCGTCGATGCGCTGCATGGTCTGTCCGGACACCAATCCATCATCCATCATCTATCATCCATCATCCCTATTCCGGCCACTGCTGCGTCAGACAATGAAACGCCCCCAACCCCCAGATCAGCGCCGTGCAGTCGATCACCACCACCGTGCGGGTCGGGAAGAGCGCCTGCAATGTGGCGCGGGCGATCTCGTCCCGCTCGGCGTCGTAGCCCGGAAGGAGGACCACCTCGTTGCCGATGTAGAAGTTGGCGTACGAGGCCGGCAGGCGCTGGTCCTCATAGACCACCGGTCGCGGCATCGGGAGGGTGACGATCCGGAACGGCTCGCCGTTGCAGTCCGTCATCGCCTCGAGGCGCATCAGGTTCGCGAGCAGCAACGCGTAGTTCTCATCCGACGGGTCGTCCTCGAGCACCGTGACGATCGTGCGCGCGTCGACGAATCGGGTGATGTCGTCGATGTGGCCGTCGGTGTCATCGCCGACGATCCCCTCGCCGAGCCAGAGGATCTTCTGCACGCCGAGATGGTCCTTGAGCGACTGCTCGATCTCGGCCTTCGAGAGCCCCGGATTGCGATTCGGATTGAGGAGGCACGCCTCGGTGGTGAGCAGCACGCCCTCGCCGTTCACCTCGATGCTGCCGCCCTCGAGGATCATCCCCGGTGACAGCCGCGCGATGCCGTACTCCTCGGCGACGAGGCGCGGGATCTCGTTGTCGAGATCGTACGGCGGATACTTGCCACCCCAGGCGTTGTAGCCCCAGTCGAGGATCAATTGCTCGCGCGTGCCGTTGGCGTCGCGCTGCACGAAAATCGGGCCGTGGTCGCGACACCAGGCGTCATTGGTCGGGAAGTGATGGAAGAAAACGTTCGCGGTCGGCACCTTCGCCTCGGCGAGCACCGCACGCGCCTCCGCCTCCATGGCGTCGTCGGCCACGTTGACGTGCACCTCCTCGCCAGGAGCGAGGTGGCGGATCATCTCCGCGATCACGTAGGGCACCGGGAAGAAGTTCCCGGGCCAGCTCGATTCGCGGTGCGGCCACGACAACCAGGTGCCCCGGTGAGGCGCCCACTCCGCTGGCATCACGAATCCGCGCGCGGCGGGAGTATCAGTCAATGTACCGCCGTGTCAGGTCGCCGTAGGCATCGATGCGGCGGTCCCGCAGGAACGGCCAGTGCGTGCGCACCACGTCAACGTTGCCGAGATCGCAGTCCGCGACGAGGATCTCCTCGTCCTGACCGGCCTTGGTCAGGATGCGGCCGTTCGGGTCGGCGATGAACGAGCCGCCCCAGAACTCGATCCCCGGCGCGTCGGCCGCGCTCCCCGGCAGTACTTCGTGGCCCGTCCGGTTCACCGAGCAGACGAAGCAGCCGTTGGCCACCGCGTGACTTCGCTGGATCGTCTCCCACGCCGCCTGCTGTCGTTCGCCGTACTCCGCCTTCTCGGGTGGCAGCCAGCCGATCGCCGTCGGATAGAAGAGGATCTCCGCGCCGCTCATCGCCGTGAGGCGGGCGGCTTCCGGGTACCACTGGTCCCAGCAGATCAGCACGCCGATCTTGCCGAACTTGGTGTCCCAGCTGCGGAAGCCGAGGTCGCCGGGGGTGAAGTAGAACTTCTCGTAGAACTGCGGATCGTCCGGGATGTGCATCTTCCGGTACTTGCCGAGGTACGTGCCATCGGCGTCGATCACGGCAGCCGTGTTGTGGTAGAGTCCCTGCGCGCGTCGCTCGAAGAGCGAGGCGACGATCACCACGCCGAGCTCCTTCGCGACAGCCGAGAGGCGGTCGGTCGAGGGGCCCGGAATCGCCTCGGCGAGCTGGAAGAAGTCGTGGTCTTCGCGCTGGCAGAAGTAGTACCAGCCGAAGAGCTCCTGCAGGCAGATGATCTGGGCGCCCTGGGCGGCGGCCTGGCGGATCCCCTCGATGGCACGATCGAGGTTGCCGGCGGGGGTGGCCCCCACCCGCTGCTGGACCAGCCCGACCCGGACGGTTCGCGAAGTAGTCATGGCGACTAAAATAGTGCTGGCTCCCGGCGGCGGCATCCGCCTGCCGGGATTGGCTTCCTTGGCGCTCGAGGCTCCCATTCGCGTCCCGACCCGACTCCTGGCCCTCTCGCTCCTCCTCCTGGCCCCCGGCGTGGCCACCGCGCAGCGCCTCGACTGGCGTGCCCGGGTGGCGCTCTATGGCGACAACACCGAGTTCTTCACCCCCTATCGGGTGGGCGAGACGATCCTCGGCACCCAGCTCCAGACGTGGCTCGAGGCCAAGCCGGGGCGGCGGACCGAACTGCGTCTCGGCTTCTACGCCGACCGCCGGCTCGGCAGTGAGCAGTTCACCGACACCCTGCTGCCCATCGTCGCCTTCCGCTATCGGACCGAGCACTCGCAGGGAATCATCGGCACCCTGGAGACGGTGCGGCGGCATGGCCTGCTTGAGCCGCTGATGGTCACGACGCGCGAGCTCACCACGCCGGTCGAGTCCGGCATCCAATGGATCGAGACGCGCGGCATCTTCCGAGGCGAGGCCTGGGTCAACTGGCAGCAGCTCAACACGCCGACGCAGCGCGAGGCGTTCGAGATGGGCGCCGTGCTGCGCGTCGAGCCGACCGACTGGGCCACCATCGAGGCGCAGCATCTCTGGTCACACCGCGGTGGACAGCTCTACGACGCCGGCGTGCCGGTGAGCAACAACCGCGTCACCGCGCTCGGTGCCACGGCGCGGCGCACGCTGCCGACGCTCGGCGCGTCGTCGCTGGCGGCGTGGCGCTTCTGGAGTGATGGGAACATCGATCCGAACTATCCTGCCGACCGCGCCTCGAAGGGGCACGGCACCTACCTGCGGGCGAGTGTCACGCCGCGCGGGTGGGTCGAGGTCTTCGCGATCCATTGGCGCGGGCGCGACTTCGTCGCCGCGGCGGGCGACAACAACTACAACTCGACTGGCCACGATCCAGCCTTCTATCGCAGCCAGCGGAAGTACACCGAGCTCG harbors:
- a CDS encoding DUF4097 family beta strand repeat protein, yielding MFATLLFATVAASGLTAPDTAVRLGSGATIEINAPTCGVTVRVGTEERLNVTGGSLESDRRSAEVNCDILSMGRGREGSPSGMLTITVPPSSRLEINCISGGVTVTGATDRLDITTMNGSIRLLNGSGRTALETVAGTVTVVDYKGASLSINAVAGVVSLENVDVEGRLEAESINAGVRMRGVHAASVTASSVNSTVDFTGSLDPDGNYSFESHNGGITLTLPSNTSAKMRVSTVMGDFETELKGMLTSGGRQAPMAPPATPRPGKGRAAAPVPPVPGFGEESDFTVTFGKGEARVSVESFNGPIRVKTGK
- a CDS encoding RNA polymerase sigma factor; this encodes MTLSTPLAGTPALDIEASLAKAAAGGDEGAFERLYRRHVARIHTLVRRMAGDDLADDLTQDVFIRAWQKLPTFRAESAFSTWLHRLAVNVVLSRHRSGQSERKWIQDDELALGQAAGHTPHPAVAMDLESAIRRLPDGSRQVFILHDVEGWTHEEIADRLGLVVGTSKSQLSRARAALRRMLDGH
- a CDS encoding agmatine deiminase family protein, which produces MPAEWAPHRGTWLSWPHRESSWPGNFFPVPYVIAEMIRHLAPGEEVHVNVADDAMEAEARAVLAEAKVPTANVFFHHFPTNDAWCRDHGPIFVQRDANGTREQLILDWGYNAWGGKYPPYDLDNEIPRLVAEEYGIARLSPGMILEGGSIEVNGEGVLLTTEACLLNPNRNPGLSKAEIEQSLKDHLGVQKILWLGEGIVGDDTDGHIDDITRFVDARTIVTVLEDDPSDENYALLLANLMRLEAMTDCNGEPFRIVTLPMPRPVVYEDQRLPASYANFYIGNEVVLLPGYDAERDEIARATLQALFPTRTVVVIDCTALIWGLGAFHCLTQQWPE
- a CDS encoding carbon-nitrogen hydrolase gives rise to the protein MTTSRTVRVGLVQQRVGATPAGNLDRAIEGIRQAAAQGAQIICLQELFGWYYFCQREDHDFFQLAEAIPGPSTDRLSAVAKELGVVIVASLFERRAQGLYHNTAAVIDADGTYLGKYRKMHIPDDPQFYEKFYFTPGDLGFRSWDTKFGKIGVLICWDQWYPEAARLTAMSGAEILFYPTAIGWLPPEKAEYGERQQAAWETIQRSHAVANGCFVCSVNRTGHEVLPGSAADAPGIEFWGGSFIADPNGRILTKAGQDEEILVADCDLGNVDVVRTHWPFLRDRRIDAYGDLTRRYID